GCTGGCTGGGGCTTCCCTTCGTCGTGGCAGCCCCGCTCGTCTGCTGGTCCAGGGTCTATCTCCGGGACCACTCAGCTCCTCAGGTTATTGCAGGCTTCATAACCGGTGTTGTCGCGTTCGGAGCCTCATATACTCTCATTGTCGGCTGACTTTCCACGTGTGGCATTCCACGAAGCCGCCAGGCCTGACGAATGGTGTACCCATGACGAATTTAGAAGGAGGACAGTGACTTCGGTACCACGGAGAAAGCGCCGTCCTCGGAATGTGGCCGCCCTTGTTGGCCAGGAGCAGGATCCCGCGTGAATTCGAACGACAATCCGATAGATTCCCGCAGCGATAAAGAGGTTCTAGCGTCGAAAATCCAGCTTCTTCTGGACATCGTGCATGCCAAGGACGCCGACAGTTTCACGTATGAAGATGTTCGACAGGGTCTCGCGGAACAAGGGCTCACGCTCACAAGGACGCGGTGGCACAGGCTGCTGGCCGGCTCTCCTGACAACCGCTGGGATCCGGAGCTATTGAAGGCCCTGGCGTACTTCTTTGACGTTGACGAGAACTACCTGCTTCAGCGCAGCGGTCCCATCCCGGAACGCGTCGAGGCCGAACTCCGCCTGATAGAGGCCTACCGCATTGCCGAGGTAGAGCACTTCGCAGCGCGGGTTCTGGGAGAAGTGAATATCGATGCCCTTCGCGCGGTGACGGAAGCACTCCGAAACCTTCCGCCCAGGCCCGAGAAGAAACGCCGACCAACTGAATAATTTTCACTACTGAATATTTTTCAGTAGACTTTGGGGCATGACATGCTTCAGGCGCCCACTCCGGCCTGAGCATGCACATTGAGTGGCATACAAGGTGTAGCCCCTACAACAGGTTTGGGGGGTAGTAGGGGCTGCACCCCCGCGGCGAGTGAGGTCCTGCGCGCGGATGCCGCGATCGCCGGGTGCGCAACTCCCGGCACCCCCGACCTCCGTCACTTATTCTCCCGACAGGTACCTCATATAGATGAGGCCCTGCTCCCGCAGCCTCCCCAGGTCAATGGTGTACTGCACGCGCTGGCCACTGCGGACACCCGCTTCGCCCGTGGCCGAAACCAGCCCTTCGCCCTCAAGCGTCTTGATGTGCGCGTAGACCTGTCGGTAGTCCACGCCGATGCGTTTTGCGATGTTGCCCGTTGTGTCTCCACCAGGATGCCGGGCCAGGTCCCTGATGACGACCGCCCGCAGGGTATTGGCATTGAACACACTCAAGGCCTTCGCGGCCTCTTGCGGCTGTCCGGGGAGTGGCTTGTAGATGCGGGGCATTCGTCAATTCTCACCCACCGCCGCTCCCTCAAGAAGCACCAACATATTTTTGGTGATGCTAGCATCACTTTAAAGATGATGCTTTTGTTTGCAGGTGACCACCCGAACAGCCAAGAGGAGGAACTACCGTGAAGCCAAGAGGACTTCTGATCGCCACTTCGGTTGTTGTGCCGACGCTCATTGGCTTGATCCTGGCGATCGTTCTGCTCTTTGGGCCGAC
The sequence above is drawn from the Arthrobacter sp. NicSoilB4 genome and encodes:
- a CDS encoding helix-turn-helix transcriptional regulator, giving the protein MPRIYKPLPGQPQEAAKALSVFNANTLRAVVIRDLARHPGGDTTGNIAKRIGVDYRQVYAHIKTLEGEGLVSATGEAGVRSGQRVQYTIDLGRLREQGLIYMRYLSGE